One part of the Deinococcus aquaedulcis genome encodes these proteins:
- a CDS encoding MarR family winged helix-turn-helix transcriptional regulator, whose protein sequence is MPNRYAGSPDDRAALDAYVKLWRAAHAVEVSANRHLAEHGLTISQFGVIEAVYHLGPLSQRQLAEKILRSSGNLTMVIDNLERDGLVRRDRDPNDRRIMRVSLTPAGQKLIERILPRHVQGIREVFSVLTPEETAQLSLLTRKLGRALQAQGDELAGAGRR, encoded by the coding sequence ATGCCCAACCGTTACGCTGGCTCTCCCGATGACCGCGCGGCGCTCGACGCGTACGTGAAGCTGTGGCGCGCGGCCCACGCGGTGGAGGTCAGCGCCAACCGGCATCTGGCCGAACACGGCCTGACCATCAGCCAGTTCGGCGTGATTGAAGCGGTGTACCACCTGGGGCCCCTGAGCCAGCGGCAACTGGCCGAGAAAATCCTGCGCTCCAGCGGCAACCTGACCATGGTGATTGACAACCTGGAGCGCGACGGGCTGGTGCGGCGTGACCGCGATCCCAACGACCGCCGCATCATGCGCGTGTCGCTGACCCCGGCCGGCCAGAAGCTGATTGAGCGCATTCTGCCGCGCCACGTGCAGGGCATTCGGGAGGTATTCAGCGTGCTGACCCCGGAGGAAACGGCGCAGCTGAGCCTGCTGACGCGCAAACTGGGCCGCGCGCTGCAGGCCCAGGGCGACGAGCTGGCCGGGGCCGGGCGGCGCTAG
- a CDS encoding PLP-dependent aminotransferase family protein, which produces MTSDVQATPGSALAQAQAAYDAVKRKGLKLNMQRGQPADADFDLSNDLLSVLGPADTHMDGLDLRNYPGGVTGLPSARALFGQYLDLKPENMVVWNNASLELQGYVLTFALLHGRGGQPWAGQRPKMIVTTPGYDRHFLLLQTLGFELLPVDMQPDGPDVDAIEALAAADPAVKGLLFVPTYSNPGGETISAEKARRLASLNAAAPDFTILADDAYRAHHLSPDPAEQDTPVNFVALCRDAGHPDRAFVFASTSKVTFAGAGLGFVGTSEDNVRWLSKYLNAQSIGPNKLEQARHVKFLQAYPGGLEGLMAQHAALIAPKFRAVDEVLRAELGVSGEYATWTTPRGGYFIGLDTAEPVAARVVALAEAAGVSLTPAGATYPGGQDPHNRNIRLAPTRPPVEEVYEAMRAVAACVRLATEEHRAR; this is translated from the coding sequence ATGACGAGTGACGTGCAGGCGACCCCCGGCTCGGCCCTGGCCCAGGCGCAGGCGGCCTACGACGCGGTGAAGCGCAAGGGGCTGAAGCTGAACATGCAGCGCGGCCAGCCCGCCGACGCCGACTTTGATCTCAGCAATGACCTGCTGAGCGTGCTGGGCCCGGCCGACACCCACATGGATGGCCTGGACCTGCGTAACTACCCCGGCGGCGTGACCGGGTTGCCGTCCGCCCGGGCGCTCTTCGGGCAGTACCTGGACCTGAAGCCGGAAAACATGGTGGTGTGGAACAACGCCAGCCTGGAACTGCAAGGCTACGTGCTGACGTTCGCCCTGCTACACGGGCGCGGCGGCCAGCCCTGGGCGGGCCAGCGGCCCAAAATGATCGTCACCACGCCGGGCTATGACCGCCACTTCCTGCTGCTGCAGACGCTGGGCTTTGAATTGTTGCCAGTGGACATGCAGCCCGACGGCCCCGACGTGGACGCCATTGAAGCCCTGGCGGCGGCGGACCCAGCTGTGAAGGGCCTGCTGTTCGTGCCCACCTACTCCAATCCGGGCGGCGAGACCATCAGCGCCGAGAAGGCCCGCCGCCTGGCCAGCCTGAACGCAGCGGCCCCCGACTTCACGATCCTGGCCGACGACGCCTACCGCGCCCACCACCTCTCCCCCGACCCGGCCGAGCAGGACACCCCCGTGAATTTCGTGGCCCTGTGCCGCGACGCGGGCCACCCGGACCGCGCCTTCGTGTTTGCCAGCACCAGCAAGGTCACCTTTGCGGGCGCGGGGCTGGGCTTTGTGGGCACCAGCGAGGACAACGTGCGCTGGCTGTCCAAGTACCTGAACGCCCAGAGCATTGGGCCCAACAAGCTGGAGCAGGCCCGGCACGTGAAATTCCTGCAGGCCTACCCAGGCGGCCTGGAAGGCCTGATGGCGCAGCACGCCGCGCTGATTGCCCCGAAATTCCGCGCAGTGGACGAGGTGCTACGCGCCGAACTGGGGGTGAGCGGCGAGTACGCCACCTGGACCACGCCCCGGGGCGGCTACTTTATCGGCCTGGACACCGCCGAGCCGGTGGCGGCGCGCGTGGTGGCCCTGGCCGAAGCGGCGGGCGTAAGCCTGACCCCGGCGGGCGCCACCTACCCCGGCGGCCAGGACCCGCACAACCGCAACATCCGCCTGGCCCCCACCCGCCCCCCGGTCGAGGAAGTGTACGAGGCCATGCGCGCCGTGGCCGCCTGCGTGCGCCTGGCCACCGAGGAGCACCGCGCCCGCTGA
- a CDS encoding LabA-like NYN domain-containing protein, translating to MQYVVHRPRVGVFIDTQNLYHSARDLLERTVNFETILKCATDGRELVHAISYTVERENEATARPFIYKLSTLGFKVRRMNLTLHHVTDGGKAIYEGNWDMGIVADMVRLMDHLDIIVLGSGDGDFTDIVEVLQERGKRVEVIAFREHTAQKLVDAADRFTHLPDIEHALMPARAPRAAKTED from the coding sequence ATGCAGTACGTCGTGCACCGCCCCCGCGTGGGGGTCTTTATTGACACCCAGAACCTCTACCACTCGGCCCGCGACCTGCTGGAGCGCACGGTCAACTTTGAGACCATCCTAAAGTGCGCCACCGACGGCCGCGAACTGGTCCACGCCATCAGCTACACCGTGGAGCGCGAGAACGAGGCCACCGCGCGGCCCTTTATCTATAAGCTTTCCACGCTGGGTTTCAAGGTGCGGCGCATGAACCTGACGCTGCACCACGTCACCGACGGCGGCAAAGCCATCTATGAGGGCAACTGGGACATGGGCATCGTGGCCGACATGGTGCGCCTGATGGACCACCTTGACATCATCGTGCTGGGCAGCGGCGACGGGGACTTTACCGACATCGTGGAAGTGCTGCAGGAGCGCGGCAAGCGCGTGGAAGTGATCGCCTTCCGCGAACACACCGCCCAGAAGCTGGTGGACGCCGCCGACCGCTTTACCCATCTGCCCGACATTGAGCACGCCCTGATGCCCGCGCGCGCCCCCCGCGCGGCCAAGACCGAGGACTGA
- the queA gene encoding tRNA preQ1(34) S-adenosylmethionine ribosyltransferase-isomerase QueA, producing MAASYPQDSAYMDPGSADAVLARLHFELPEDRIAQTGAQPRDASRLMVVGEQLEHRIFRDLPSLLRPGDLLVFNESRVIPARVMARKPVDAAGFGGGQVEVLLLREEEANVWSAYLKPAKRAGKELWLGGAPGEGHRAEVVGTLDDGARLLRFDHDIKPHLDEIGRLPLPPYIQAGDSDETWRERYQTVYARTPGSVAAPTAGLHFTPELLAQLDAMGVERAHVTLHVGAGTFKPITGAVADHVMHAERYAVSDDTARAINRARAEGRRVVAVGTTTVRTLESAWNGHEVVPGEDETRIFITPGTVVQVPDLLITNLHLPGSTLLLLVTAFAGEARIRAAYDAALQEGYRFYSLGDVMLLENRRVREAGGGERMG from the coding sequence ATGGCCGCCTCCTATCCCCAGGACAGCGCCTACATGGACCCGGGCAGCGCCGACGCCGTGCTGGCGCGGCTGCACTTTGAGCTGCCCGAGGACCGCATTGCCCAGACCGGTGCCCAGCCGCGTGACGCCAGCCGCCTGATGGTGGTGGGCGAGCAGCTGGAGCACCGCATTTTCCGCGACCTGCCCAGCCTGCTGCGCCCCGGCGACCTGCTGGTGTTCAACGAAAGCCGCGTGATTCCGGCGCGCGTGATGGCCCGCAAGCCCGTGGACGCCGCTGGCTTTGGCGGCGGACAGGTGGAAGTGCTGCTGCTGCGCGAGGAAGAAGCCAACGTGTGGAGCGCCTACCTGAAGCCCGCCAAACGCGCGGGTAAGGAACTGTGGCTGGGCGGCGCGCCGGGGGAGGGCCACCGCGCCGAGGTGGTGGGCACCCTGGACGACGGCGCGCGGCTGCTGCGCTTTGACCACGACATCAAGCCGCACCTGGATGAGATTGGCCGCCTGCCTCTGCCTCCCTACATTCAGGCGGGCGACAGCGACGAAACGTGGCGCGAGCGCTACCAGACGGTCTACGCCCGCACCCCCGGCAGCGTGGCGGCGCCCACGGCGGGGCTGCACTTCACCCCGGAACTGCTGGCGCAGCTGGACGCCATGGGCGTGGAGCGCGCGCACGTCACCCTGCATGTGGGGGCCGGTACCTTCAAGCCCATCACGGGCGCGGTGGCCGACCACGTGATGCACGCTGAGCGCTACGCGGTGAGCGACGATACCGCCCGCGCCATCAACCGCGCCCGCGCTGAGGGCCGCCGGGTGGTGGCGGTGGGCACCACCACCGTGCGCACCCTGGAAAGCGCCTGGAACGGCCACGAGGTGGTGCCCGGCGAGGACGAAACCCGCATTTTCATCACCCCGGGGACCGTGGTGCAGGTGCCGGACCTGCTGATCACCAACCTGCACCTGCCCGGCAGCACCCTGTTGCTGCTGGTGACCGCCTTTGCCGGCGAAGCCCGCATCCGCGCCGCCTACGACGCCGCGTTGCAGGAGGGCTACCGGTTCTACTCGCTGGGCGACGTGATGCTGCTGGAGAACAGGCGGGTGCGGGAAGCGGGAGGCGGGGAGCGGATGGGGTAG
- a CDS encoding GNAT family N-acetyltransferase gives MLSFRMERPEPLTFAPLPDRAYAELLSQAHPDSPVSEDDLARIAAGRQKDEHFTREGAFEGRTAVGAVQTGVPRMDAHDGWLDLTVTTAEPDPQLAGALLRRGLTTLAQAGAHTAVTRVQEHWWDHGFLLAQGWREFDRMWLSTLDLRTLDFAAFATEEARALAGGVTIRPLSDLGGWDGEPERHYALIHALLSDVPSREPIVVWPYELWRTRMAALNPDPRGLMIALSPDGEWIGTSQLAQPIPTHPGMLHNGLTGVLPAWRGRGLGLALKLAAARAALARGFTHSRTGNHAINRPMLGINERLGFVREAALVTLVTGVREAGRRAQKQQDAPDTDFG, from the coding sequence GTGCTTTCTTTCCGTATGGAGCGCCCTGAACCCCTGACCTTTGCGCCGCTGCCCGACCGGGCCTACGCCGAGTTGCTTTCACAGGCTCACCCCGACAGCCCAGTGAGCGAGGACGACCTGGCCCGGATCGCTGCCGGACGCCAGAAGGACGAGCATTTCACGCGTGAGGGGGCCTTCGAGGGCAGGACGGCTGTGGGCGCCGTGCAGACGGGTGTGCCGCGCATGGACGCCCACGACGGCTGGCTGGACCTGACCGTGACCACCGCCGAGCCAGACCCCCAGTTGGCGGGCGCGTTGCTGCGGCGCGGGCTGACCACGCTGGCCCAGGCGGGCGCCCACACGGCCGTGACGCGGGTGCAGGAACACTGGTGGGACCATGGGTTTTTGCTGGCCCAGGGCTGGCGCGAATTCGACCGGATGTGGCTGAGTACCCTGGACCTGCGCACCCTGGATTTTGCCGCTTTTGCGACGGAAGAGGCGCGGGCCCTGGCCGGCGGCGTGACCATTCGCCCCCTGAGCGACCTGGGTGGCTGGGACGGCGAACCAGAGCGCCATTACGCCCTGATTCACGCCCTGCTAAGTGACGTGCCCAGCCGTGAGCCGATTGTGGTCTGGCCCTACGAGCTGTGGCGCACCCGCATGGCCGCCCTGAACCCGGATCCGCGTGGCCTGATGATCGCCCTGAGCCCAGACGGCGAGTGGATCGGCACCAGCCAGCTGGCCCAGCCAATCCCCACGCACCCCGGCATGCTGCACAACGGCCTGACCGGCGTGCTGCCCGCGTGGCGCGGCCGGGGGCTGGGGCTGGCCCTGAAACTGGCCGCCGCCCGCGCCGCCCTGGCACGCGGCTTCACCCACTCGCGCACCGGCAACCACGCGATCAACCGCCCCATGCTGGGCATCAACGAGCGGCTGGGGTTCGTGCGGGAAGCGGCGTTGGTGACGCTGGTAACGGGGGTGCGGGAGGCGGGGCGCAGGGCGCAGAAACAACAAGACGCGCCTGATACGGATTTCGGATAA
- a CDS encoding M3 family metallopeptidase, which produces MTQTMSAATDASSNPLLNVGFRIPFDQIRPEHAEGAVDTLLAQTRERMEHLAAAGERGFAGFMDDLDRLTEGLNTVTTIVGHLDSVCSTDGWHEAKMAILPKVSEFYTALSLHEGLYAAAKAFAATEEGQALDPVRARHLKLTIEEFQREGAELQGEARARLTDLNTRLAQVTSEFGKNVLDATAAYELYVGPERLGGVPQRVQEATARDAEAKGKGGQHRLTLHAPVLMPVMTYADDQELRRELWEASARLGVEEGRDNRPLIREILKLRREKAELLGFENFADYVLQDRMAGSGARALAFERDLDARTRPAFERENAELDAFYRQQAGPDAPALAPWDVGYWAEKQRQAKYDFDEEALRPYFALDRVLAGLFEITRRIFGITVTEDQAPAWHPEVRYYAIHDEAGTHLASFYTDWFPRDSKRGGAWMNAFITGGPKEDGVEPHLGLMCGNMTPPSGDTPALLSIREVETVFHEFGHLLHHALSSVPVRSLSGTQVPWDFVELPSQIMENWVMEREALDLFARHYQTGEAIPDDLFARMVAARNYRAASAAMRQYSFGLTDLSLHVEFDPTGEADPITYARDIMATFSSTPLPETYAMIASFNHLFSSPVGYGAGYYSYKWAEVLDADAFSRFAKEGIFNRETGRAFVQSILSRGNSADPAELYREFMGRDPDADALLRRSGLLPA; this is translated from the coding sequence ATGACGCAAACTATGTCGGCGGCGACCGACGCGAGCAGCAATCCGCTGCTGAACGTCGGCTTTCGCATTCCCTTTGACCAAATCCGGCCCGAGCACGCCGAGGGTGCCGTGGACACGCTGCTGGCCCAGACCCGTGAGCGCATGGAGCACCTCGCCGCTGCAGGCGAGCGCGGCTTTGCCGGCTTCATGGACGATCTGGACCGCCTGACCGAGGGGCTGAACACGGTCACGACCATCGTGGGCCACCTGGACAGCGTGTGCAGCACGGACGGCTGGCACGAGGCCAAGATGGCGATTCTGCCCAAGGTCAGCGAGTTCTACACCGCCCTGAGCCTGCACGAGGGCCTGTACGCGGCGGCCAAGGCATTTGCGGCCACCGAGGAGGGGCAGGCCCTTGACCCTGTGCGCGCCCGGCACCTGAAGCTCACCATTGAGGAGTTTCAGCGCGAGGGCGCCGAACTGCAGGGCGAGGCCAGGGCCCGCCTGACCGACCTGAACACCCGACTGGCCCAGGTGACCAGCGAGTTTGGCAAGAACGTGCTGGACGCCACCGCCGCCTACGAACTCTACGTGGGCCCCGAGCGCCTGGGTGGCGTGCCGCAGCGCGTGCAGGAGGCCACCGCCCGCGACGCGGAAGCCAAGGGCAAAGGTGGGCAGCATCGCCTGACCCTGCACGCCCCGGTGCTGATGCCGGTCATGACCTACGCCGATGACCAGGAGCTGCGCCGCGAGCTGTGGGAAGCCAGCGCCCGCCTGGGCGTGGAAGAGGGCCGTGACAACCGCCCCCTGATCCGCGAGATTCTGAAGCTGCGCCGCGAGAAAGCCGAGCTGCTGGGCTTTGAGAACTTTGCCGATTACGTGCTGCAAGACCGCATGGCGGGTAGCGGCGCGCGCGCCCTGGCCTTTGAACGCGATCTGGACGCCCGTACCCGCCCCGCCTTCGAGCGCGAGAACGCCGAGCTGGACGCTTTCTACCGCCAGCAGGCCGGGCCGGACGCCCCCGCGCTGGCCCCCTGGGATGTGGGTTACTGGGCCGAAAAGCAGCGTCAGGCCAAGTATGACTTTGACGAGGAAGCCCTGCGCCCCTACTTCGCGCTCGACCGCGTGCTGGCCGGCCTCTTTGAAATTACCCGCCGCATCTTCGGCATCACCGTGACCGAGGACCAGGCGCCCGCGTGGCACCCCGAAGTGCGCTACTACGCCATTCACGATGAAGCCGGCACCCACCTCGCCAGCTTCTACACCGACTGGTTCCCGCGCGACAGCAAGCGCGGCGGCGCCTGGATGAACGCCTTTATCACGGGCGGCCCCAAAGAGGACGGTGTCGAGCCCCACCTGGGACTGATGTGCGGCAACATGACGCCTCCCAGCGGCGACACCCCGGCCCTGCTGTCTATCCGCGAGGTGGAGACGGTGTTCCACGAGTTCGGCCACCTGCTGCACCACGCGCTGTCCAGCGTGCCCGTGCGCAGCCTGAGCGGCACCCAGGTGCCCTGGGATTTCGTGGAGCTGCCCAGCCAGATCATGGAGAACTGGGTCATGGAGCGCGAGGCCCTGGACCTGTTCGCCCGTCACTACCAGACCGGCGAGGCCATTCCCGACGACCTGTTTGCCCGCATGGTCGCGGCGCGCAACTACCGCGCGGCCAGCGCCGCCATGCGCCAGTACTCGTTTGGCCTGACCGACCTGTCGCTGCACGTGGAATTTGACCCCACAGGCGAAGCTGACCCCATCACCTACGCCCGCGACATCATGGCCACGTTCTCGTCCACGCCACTGCCCGAAACCTACGCCATGATCGCCTCGTTCAACCACCTGTTCAGCAGCCCCGTGGGCTACGGCGCTGGCTACTACTCCTACAAGTGGGCCGAGGTGCTGGACGCCGACGCCTTCAGCCGCTTTGCTAAGGAAGGCATCTTCAACCGTGAAACCGGGCGCGCCTTCGTGCAGAGCATCCTCAGCCGGGGCAACAGCGCCGACCCGGCTGAGCTGTACCGCGAATTCATGGGCCGCGACCCCGATGCCGACGCCCTGCTGCGCCGCAGCGGCCTGCTTCCCGCCTGA
- a CDS encoding CAP domain-containing protein gives MLNVTPRRLLGTLATLAALATPATAQTTAESQLVARLNQVRAQGVSCPGSGVRPVAGGLTYTPALAAAARQQAAYMSSTGRISHTGAGGSTPRVRAASTGVNAVSVTEIIFMGGGVNPESAIRWWLNSAVHCFWMNERRYTHVGAAVVPGSRGTAYVMVLSSQPR, from the coding sequence ATGCTGAACGTGACCCCCCGGCGGCTGCTGGGCACGCTGGCGACCCTTGCGGCGCTGGCGACCCCGGCCACAGCCCAGACCACGGCCGAAAGCCAGCTTGTTGCGCGCCTGAATCAGGTGCGGGCCCAGGGGGTCAGTTGCCCGGGCAGCGGCGTGCGCCCGGTGGCGGGGGGGCTGACCTACACTCCGGCCCTCGCCGCCGCCGCCCGGCAGCAGGCGGCGTACATGAGCAGCACCGGGCGCATCAGCCACACCGGGGCCGGGGGCAGCACCCCCCGCGTGCGCGCCGCGAGCACCGGCGTCAATGCGGTCAGCGTGACCGAGATCATCTTTATGGGTGGGGGCGTGAACCCCGAAAGCGCCATTCGCTGGTGGCTGAATTCCGCCGTGCACTGCTTCTGGATGAACGAGCGCCGCTACACCCATGTGGGCGCCGCTGTGGTGCCTGGGTCGCGCGGCACGGCCTACGTGATGGTCCTGAGCAGCCAGCCGCGCTGA
- a CDS encoding CoA transferase subunit A, whose protein sequence is MNKVYSDARAALADVVRDGQTIAVGGFGLCGIPEQLILALRDTGAKGLTAVSNNAGVDGWGLGLLLETRQIRKMISSYVGENKEFERQFLAGELELEFTPQGTLAERMRAGGAGIPGFYTRTGVGTVVADGKEHKDFDGETYILERGIRADVALVKAWKGDRAGNLVYRKTARNFNPMAATCGRVTVAEVEELVEIGQLDPDEVDTPGIFVQRVVHNPTPEKRIEQRTTRPG, encoded by the coding sequence ATGAACAAGGTGTACTCAGACGCTCGGGCGGCCCTGGCCGATGTGGTGCGTGACGGTCAGACCATTGCGGTGGGCGGCTTCGGGCTGTGCGGCATTCCTGAACAGCTGATCCTGGCCCTGCGTGACACCGGCGCCAAGGGGCTGACCGCCGTCAGCAACAACGCGGGGGTGGACGGCTGGGGCCTGGGGCTACTGCTGGAAACCCGCCAGATCCGCAAGATGATTTCCAGCTACGTGGGCGAGAACAAGGAGTTCGAGCGGCAGTTCCTGGCCGGCGAACTGGAACTGGAATTCACGCCCCAGGGCACGCTGGCCGAGCGCATGCGTGCAGGCGGCGCCGGCATCCCCGGCTTTTACACCAGAACGGGCGTGGGCACCGTGGTGGCCGACGGCAAGGAACACAAGGACTTCGACGGCGAAACCTACATCCTGGAGCGCGGCATCCGCGCCGATGTGGCGCTGGTCAAGGCCTGGAAGGGTGACCGCGCCGGGAACCTGGTGTACCGCAAGACCGCGCGTAACTTTAACCCCATGGCGGCCACCTGCGGCCGGGTGACGGTGGCCGAGGTGGAAGAACTTGTGGAGATTGGGCAACTGGATCCCGACGAGGTGGACACCCCCGGCATTTTCGTGCAGCGCGTGGTGCATAACCCGACGCCTGAAAAGCGAATTGAGCAGCGCACGACGCGCCCCGGATAA